The DNA sequence CGGCCAGGTGGTAGACGGCTTCGGCACGCGCAAGCCAGGTACGGCCTTCATCATTGAGGCCGAGATCAGGAGCGCTCAAATCAAAGGCCGCCGCGTGCAGCTTTGCCCCATCCCCTCCCCGCGCGTTCACCCATGCGCGCAACTCCGGCAGACGCGTCTCGGGGTTGCGGATCAGCGCGCACACCTCGACCCCATTCGCTGTGAGTTCGAGGAGCAACCAGCGGCCGATAAATCCAGTGGCTCCTGTCACAAGAGCAATATCAAAATGCAGACCGGTCATCATATTATCATCTCCAGAAGAAAGAGCCCTCTCTACGGGCCGGTTTTGTGCGCGGTACGCAACGCGCGGGCGATACGAAACGAAAGCTCAGTCGGAAAGCAACGCGGGAAGCCTCTCCCGAAGGTCGTAAAGAATGCCGGCATCGCCGTACGCGCGAGTCAGCACGAGCGCCCCTTCGATCGCGCAAATCGCGGCGTGCGCGCGTTGACGAGCGTCGTCGGGAGAGATGCCGTCGGCGCTCAAGCGCCTGGCGAGGATGCCGCTCCATCGCTCAAATACCTCGCGGGTGGCCTTACGCAGTCTCTCCGAGGTGTTGGCCATCTCGAAGGCAATGGCCCCCACCGGGCAGCCGGTCTGACAGGCGGTGGCCTCACACTCTCTGGCGAGCAGGTCGACGATCTGCCGGGCGCTTGTGACGGCGTCTGGCGAGGCGTTCATCACATCTTCCAACGTCTGCGCAAAGTCCTCACCGTGGCGCGCCACAACTTCGGCGGCGAGCTCTTCTTTGCCGGCTGGGAAATGAAAATACATGGAGCCCCGGGGCGTACCGCTCTCGCTGAGGATCTGTTTTATGCCGGTGGCCGCGTAGCCTTGCGCTTGAAAGAGGCGTGTGGCTGTCTGGATCATCTTCTCGCGTGTCTCTTCGCCCTTGCTCATATTCACCTCGCGTCAGCTGAGTTCATCACGCCGGACATACTAGACCGGTCGTCATATTAAAATCAAGCCCCCCGAACGTCGATAGGTGGTGGTGAGGGGCTATCCCATCCGGAGGTTCCCGAATTTAGACTTCAGGCACCAGTATACGAGGCTCTTGATTAGAGGGCATCTCAGCGAGTTCGGCGTCGGTAAGGCGCGCGTAGATCTCGATGAGGTTGCCGCCGGGGTCTTTGAGCCAGAGTTCATGCAGGGGAGTGCCGCGCCAGGTGGTGCGCGCCGGCTTGTGGATGAGCCAGCCGGCAGCCTCAGCGCGCCGGTGCGCCTTGATGACGGCGGCCCGGGTGCCGACGTCGATGCCCAGGTGATAGAGGGTGTCCTGGTGGAGTTCTTTACCGTCGGAGACGAGCAACACGAAGTTGGTGCGCAACGCTTCGCTCACAAAGGTCACGTAGCGGTGCGTCCACGCCCTGGGGGCAACTCCGAGGAGCCAGGAGTAGAAGCGCGCGGCCTCCGCCAGGTCCGGAACGCGGATGCTCGCGTGGAACTCCTGAGGGTCGGGGCCCTCGGGCACGTCGCGAAGCGCCGCGAGCACCTCGAGGCGAGCGCGAATATGGTCTCGGGTCACGCGAAAATGCTGCAGACGCTCCTCGTCGCTGAGATCTTCGTTCGCTCTGTCAGGATCCTGAAGTGGCCAGTGCATCCGTGGCGTGCTCGCGAGCCACGCCGGGCAGACCTCCTCGGCGCAGAGGGTGATGACAAGCTCCACGGAATCGGGATCGATGGTATCGACCGACTTCGACGTCTGGGTCCCCAGATCGAGGCCGAGCTCAGCCATCGCCCGGATGGCATAGGGGTTGACCTGCGAGGGTGACGAACCGGCCGATTGCACACGTACGGCATCGCCAAAGAGGTCGCTGGCGAGGCCCTCGGCCATCTGGGAACGTGCCGAGTTGGCGACGCAGAGGAAGAGGATGGAGTTGAAACGAAATCCGGACATAGATCTCTCTCAGGTAGGGGTTGGTGAGGTGGATGAGGCCGCCGGGAACCACCCTCTGGTACGGTTGGCGAAGGCGACAAGCGAGAGCATCACCGGCACCTCAATGAGCACCCCGACGACCGTGGCGAGCGCGGCTCCCGAAGCGAGACCAAAGAGGCTGATAGCCACCGCTACAGCCAGCTCGAAGAAGTTGGAGGTGCTGATCATCGCGGCGGGCGCCGCCACGGTGAAGGGGAGCTTGAGCACGCGAGCCAGACCGTAGGCGAGGGCAAACATCCCGTAGCTCTGGATGAGCAGCGGGATGGCGATGAGCACCACGCGGCCGGGCTGCTCAATGATGGTGTCGGCCTGGAAGCCGAAGAGAAGCACCACCGTGAGGAGCAGACCGACGATGGAGGTTGGCTTGAGCTTATTCGAAAGCTGCTCGATTGCGGGAGCGCCGCCAGCCTTCCTCAGCCGCCGATGAGTAAGAACCCCGGCGCTCAGCGGCAGGACTACAAAGATCACAACTGAGGCCAGCAGCGTCTCCCAGGGGACATGCAGATCGGTGATGCCGAGCAGCAGTCCGGCGATCGGGGCAAAGGCAAAGACCAGAATGATGTCGTTCACCGACACCTGGACCAGGGTGTAATTAGCGTCTCCACCGGTCAGATGGCTCCAGACGAAAACCATCGCCGTGCAGGGGGCGACGCCAAGAAGGATCATCCCGGCGATGTACTGCTGCGCGTCCTCAACGGGCACGAGGCCTGCGAAGACGTGCTGGAAGAAAAGCACGCCGAGTGCCGCCATGGTGAAGGGTTTGATGAGCCAGTTGATGACCAGGGTGAGCGCGAGTCCCGCGGGCCTCTTGCCTACGTCCTTGAGGCATGAAGGCTCCACCTTGAGCATCATCGGGTAAATCATCAGCCAGATAAGCACGGCGACGACCAGGTTGACACTGGCCAGTTCCAGACGAGAGACGGCCTCGAAGAGACCGGGCACGACGAGCCCAAGGCCAACGCCGGCGGCGATGGCCAACGCGACCCAGATCGAAAGAAAACGTTCGAAGATTCCCATACCACAACCTTATCGACCATCGTCGATGCACGATAAAAACCGCAAAAATCTCCGCATCACAGGCCGTCGACCAGAGCCTTGAAGAGCGCGACGGTCCCCGGCTCCACGCAGTAGCAGACCCGCGGTCCATCGACCTCGCCGCGGATGAGCCCCGCGTCCTTGAGCTGCTTGAGGTGCTGCGAGATGGTCGACTGGGCAAGCGGAAGCTCAGCGACGATATCGCCGACGATGCAGCCCTCCTGGCGCACGAGCATGCGAAGAATGGCAACGCGCGCTGGATGCCCGAGCGCCCTGGCGAGCCTGGCAAGGTGCGCGTTGGCTTCCCCCTCGTCGCTCGGTACCGGCGGCTGCGGCTCGGCGGGTGGGCAACACGAAGTGACCCCGGTCCTTTTCACAATGCACCTCTTTGTTTGCGATCAAAAACAAGCGCCTATCGCCGATATACGATAAGACACACGTCAGAGTCAACGTGCCGGCGCGGCTTGCCGGCGAATCCCTCTCGTCAGGTCCCCCCCTCCTCAGGGAATGGCCAGTGCCTCCTCGGCGTGCTGGCGAGGGCAAAGAGCGAGAGCATCACCGGCACCTCGATAAGCACGCCGACGACGGTACTACCGAGCCCATTCCCTTCGATGGTTCGGCACCCCGCATGTTGTCGGCAACGCGGTCGACATGGGCGCTGGAAACGCAACGTATGCCCCACAGGCACCTGCGCGACCTCCCACGCCATCACCCACGATCATCCGCCAGATGCGGCCCCCCTCGGTGACGAGTACGCCTGGCTGAGCAGCTCGTCGACCTTCTGTGCTATCGAAGGAGGGATCGTGATGTTCAGCGTCCCCCCCGGCTCCTGCGCGAGTTCTTTGAACCATGTCCAAGATGCCCGGTACGCGGAGAACAGCTCATCAGGCTGTGTGCCGGCGGTACAGGTCACGTAGCGCTCGTAGGTAGCTGGCGAGAGGTCACTCTCCAACGCACGCGATGGGGTCGGCCCGTGCGCAGTCGTGCCTTCGGATAGGCGGATCAGCTTTAAGAGGTGCTCATGTGCCCTGCTGAGCAAGGCCCAGGCGCGTGCAAACTCGCCACGGTTGAGCACGTTTGCTCCGAAGAGCATCTGGTTCGTAAGGTTCAGCACGAGCCGCTCCACCTCCGCAGCCCCCCCCGCGCTCAGGCGGCCCCCCCACAAGTACGCTGGCGTATCGCGAGAGTTCGCCGCTCCGATCCAGCACCACGGCAGCGTCCAGGGACGGAAACCACGCGTACCCCTTCCAGCTCTCAACGACCGACATCTCCGAGGCACGCATGAAGTGGAACTCACCACGCACGCCGTTCTCGAAGAGCGCGGTGTGATGGCCGAAGTCATCGATAAAGTAGGCCGCGACAGGATGAATCTGCTGAAGCCATGTGTGCTGAGGAAAGGTATCGAACCTCTCGTCCTGGATAAATAACGCAAACTCGATGTCGGAGAATGCATCCCCTTCGTCGATGGCAAAAGAGCCGAACATCAGGTCTCCCTCGCCACCCTCATCTGCGTCTGCTGTGAAGCATGGTTGGCCGAACATGACGAGGCCACTGCAGCGCTGTACAGAGAGGTTGCATCCGGCAAGGCGCCGCTCAGGGACGCGGCTCTCTCGTCGCGGCACGCCAGACTCATACCACTCTCCACCAGCTTCACGCCTGCTCGTCCGCCACGGACGAAGCTCGCCAGCCTCCTCTAACGCGGATAGCGACGTCGACGACCGTCACTGTCAGCTCAATAAGCGCGTCGACGACGGTAGCGAGCGCAACGACCGAAGCAAGTGCACCGAGGCTGACAACCTCCGCGACAGCGCGTTCGACGTTCGCTCCCCATGGCATACGACCTCCTGGATCGCATCTGACCACCTCTTGCCTCCGAGAAGCCTCCGCGCGGTACCACCCCGACCTCTCCCCCGAGTCTCGATTCCATGACCACCACCCGCGAACAACTC is a window from the Lujinxingia litoralis genome containing:
- a CDS encoding TetR/AcrR family transcriptional regulator; translation: MSKGEETREKMIQTATRLFQAQGYAATGIKQILSESGTPRGSMYFHFPAGKEELAAEVVARHGEDFAQTLEDVMNASPDAVTSARQIVDLLARECEATACQTGCPVGAIAFEMANTSERLRKATREVFERWSGILARRLSADGISPDDARQRAHAAICAIEGALVLTRAYGDAGILYDLRERLPALLSD
- a CDS encoding VOC family protein, with amino-acid sequence MSGFRFNSILFLCVANSARSQMAEGLASDLFGDAVRVQSAGSSPSQVNPYAIRAMAELGLDLGTQTSKSVDTIDPDSVELVITLCAEEVCPAWLASTPRMHWPLQDPDRANEDLSDEERLQHFRVTRDHIRARLEVLAALRDVPEGPDPQEFHASIRVPDLAEAARFYSWLLGVAPRAWTHRYVTFVSEALRTNFVLLVSDGKELHQDTLYHLGIDVGTRAAVIKAHRRAEAAGWLIHKPARTTWRGTPLHELWLKDPGGNLIEIYARLTDAELAEMPSNQEPRILVPEV
- the arsB gene encoding ACR3 family arsenite efflux transporter, producing MGIFERFLSIWVALAIAAGVGLGLVVPGLFEAVSRLELASVNLVVAVLIWLMIYPMMLKVEPSCLKDVGKRPAGLALTLVINWLIKPFTMAALGVLFFQHVFAGLVPVEDAQQYIAGMILLGVAPCTAMVFVWSHLTGGDANYTLVQVSVNDIILVFAFAPIAGLLLGITDLHVPWETLLASVVIFVVLPLSAGVLTHRRLRKAGGAPAIEQLSNKLKPTSIVGLLLTVVLLFGFQADTIIEQPGRVVLIAIPLLIQSYGMFALAYGLARVLKLPFTVAAPAAMISTSNFFELAVAVAISLFGLASGAALATVVGVLIEVPVMLSLVAFANRTRGWFPAASSTSPTPT
- a CDS encoding ArsR/SmtB family transcription factor, which codes for MKRTGVTSCCPPAEPQPPVPSDEGEANAHLARLARALGHPARVAILRMLVRQEGCIVGDIVAELPLAQSTISQHLKQLKDAGLIRGEVDGPRVCYCVEPGTVALFKALVDGL